In Nitrospinota bacterium, the genomic stretch GCCAAAGCGCCGGAAATAGTCGTATGGGGCACCGGAACCCCCACCCGGGAGTTCCTGCACGCCGACGACATGGCCTCAGCCTGCCTTTTCGTAATGCAAAAAGGGATTACGGAAATGGTGAACATCGGCACTGGCGTGGATGTTACCATCGCCGAGCTGGCTCGGCTGATATGCAGTGTTGTGGGGTATGAGGGGGAGGTGAAGTTTGACCCTTCAAAACCCGACGGCACGCCCCGCAAAAGGCTGGATGTCTCCCGGTTGGGCGAATACGGCTGGAACGCGGGAATAAGCCTGGAGGAAGGGCTGGAAAGCGCCTACCGCTGGTTTTTGGCCAGCAAATACGTCTGACAGGTCAGTACTGCTTCTCGTAACTGGCAAGGTCGGTATTCGGCTCCCGCTTCTTCCAGTAGGTGGCGGCGCTCTTGTCTATTCGCCTGTCCATGGGGTCCTTGCCCAGGGCGCGCATGATAAGCCCCGTGGGGGTGATGATCAAATAAAACACGATGGCCAGCAACAGCCGCGTGTTAAACCACGCCAGAGCCGCGGCGAACTTTATCCAAAGCCGGTAGAAGGGCAGAAGCGCCATGGGGGCGAAAGCCGCGAAGAAGGCGAAGAACGCCGACGCGCCTAGGAAATAAGGATAGGCCGCCCGCCCGCGCCACCACAAAATCCCGCCGATGACGCCGAAGATGACGGTGAAACCTGTCCAGGTTGTTCGTACTTCTTTTACGCTCTCGCCTATGGCCATTAGTCCAGCTCGAACTCCTTTTGCCAGTCGGTGTCCCCCTCAAGGGCGGGCTGTTGGGTCTTGTCCAGCACATAGTTGCCCAGCACCAGGTAATCCATGTTGGTGCGCATGAAACACTTGTAGGCCTCGGCGGGCCTGCAAACGATGGGTTCGCCCCGCACGTTGAAGGAGGTGTTGATTATCACCGGGCAACCGGTGATCCGCTCGAATTTCTTTATCAGCTCGTAATATGCGCCGTTGCGCTCCCTGTCCACGGTCTGGAGCCGGGCAGAATAGTCCACGTGGGTTATGGCCGGTATGTCCGACCGGGGGACGTTGAGCTTCTCTATGCCGAAAAGCTGTTCCTGCTCGGCGGTCATGGCCTTGCGGTGATCGTTCCGCACCGGGGCCACCATGAGCATGTAAGGGCTCTCGGCGTCATAATCGAAATAATCCGCCACCCGCTCCCGCAATACCGACGGGGCGAAGGGGCGGAACGATTCGCGGAATTTTATCTTCAGGTTCATCACCGACTGCATCTCCGGGGAGCGCGCGTCGCCGATGATGCTCCGGGCCCCCAGGGCGCGCGGGCCGAACTCCATGGGCCCGTAGAACCAGCCTATGACCTTTTCCGAGGCGACAAGTTTGGCCACGGCCGTGGTCAATTCGTCCTCGCTGGAATATTTTGTGAACGGGGCGCCGCTTTCCTCCAAGTATTTTCCGATTTCCTCGTCGGAATAATGGGGGCCAAGGTAAGAGCCCCTCTGAACGTCCCGTTTGCCGTCGGCCTTCCTGGGTTGGCCTTCCACCTTGTGCCAGGCGAACAGCGCCGCTCCCAAGGCCCCTCCGGCGTCTCCGGCGGCGGGCTGTACCCATATCTCGTCAAAAACCTTCTCGGCCAGCAGTTTCCCGTTGGCCACGCAGTTCAAAGCCACACCCCCGGCCAGGCAAAGCCTGGAAAGGCCGGTCACCTTCCGGGCATGGCGGCCCATGCGCAACATGGCCTCCTCGGTCACCACTTGCACCGACCGGGCCAGGTCCATCTCTTTCTGGGAAAGCCGGGTCTCCGGTTTTCTGGGCGGGCCGCCGAACAGGGCGTGGAATTTTTCCGATGTCATGGTAAGCCCGGCGCCGTAGTTGAAATAGCCCATGTCCAGCTTGAAGGAGCCGTCTTCCTTGAGGTCTATTAAATGCTTGTAGATGAGATCCACATATTTCGGCTCTCCATAAGGGGCCAGGCCCATCACCTTGTACTCGCCGGAATTCACCTTGAACCCGGTGTAGTAGGTGAACGCCGAATATAAAAGCCCCAGCGAATGGGGGAAATGCATTTCGTAGAGCAACTCCAGGCCGTTACCCCTGCCCACGCCCAGCGAGGTGGTGGCCCACTCCCCCACCCCGTCCACGGTCAAAATGGCCGCCTCTTCAAAGGGCGACGGGTAGAAGGCCGAGCCCGCGTGGGACTCGTGATGCTCCGGGAATATTATCTTCCCCTCGTATCCCAGCTTTTCGCGGAGGTGGTCCCGCATCCACAGCTTTTCCTTCAGCCACAGGGGGATGGCCTTGAAGAACGTGGTGATCCCCTGCGGAGCGTAAGCCAGGTAGGTCTCAAGGATGCGCTCGAACTTTATCCAGGGTTTGTCATAGAAAGCCACGGCCCCGAGGTCGGCCACGGTGATGCCCGCCTTCTCCAGACAGAACCGCACCGCGTGCTCCGGATAGTCGGCGTCGTGCTTTTTCCGCGTGAAACGTTCCTCCTGGGCGGCGGCCACTATCTGGCCGTCTTTCAACAGCGCCGCGGCGGAGTCGTGATAGAACGCGGATATCCCCAGTATGTAAATGGCTTATTCTCCCAATTAAAAGGAACCGCCCGGTGGCTTCTAGAACAACGTGTATATGAAAGGCGCCAAAGCGGAACCTTCCGTGAACACGATGAGCGCCCCGAGGGCCAGCAGAATAAGAATTATGGGCCCCAGCCAGAATTTTTTCCTGACTTTAAGGAAATCCCAGAACTCTCCCAACACTGAAGACTTGGACATGTAATCACCGCTATTTGATATAGTTCGCTCCCGCGCCCGCCACTGCGGACACAAGTTGAGGTGGGATTTTACCCCATCAACCACCCTCAATTCAAATTTTTCTGCCCATGGGTAGTGTCCCAGTTTGAATCTCAAATAATTGACAGATCCTTCATTCCGCTTGCGCTTCGCTCAGGATGACAATGTTATCAACGGCTTTTATCTTGTCATTCTGAGCGTAAGTGAAGAATCTCCCCTGCGCTTTCAAACTGGGACACCACCTGCCCATGCCGGGGGCAAACAGCCAGCGCCGGGAATGGTAAAATGGTTTAATGGTTTTAAAATACACACATAATGCGGCCTCAGCCCAGGCGTTAAAAAAATGAGCCTGGCTGGCTGGTTAAAGCGCCTTTTCCTGAAAGATGGGGGCCCTCCATTAAGCGGGCGGAGCCTGCTTGCCATTGGGGGTATAGTGGCGTTGCTCCTGTCCATATCCCCCGAAATCGTAAAACAGCATCAGGCGGTGACAGGAGTCCGTCACCTGGAGGAAACCCCCGGTTCCGTTCCCTGGACGACACTTGAGAAGGTGGATATTAACTACATCACGGACAAGAACAGGTTATTCAGCGTGGAGGCCCAGCCGGAGGTATTAACCCTTAATGGGAAGAGCGCCCGCGTCACGGGTTTCATAACTCCGCTGGAGCCGGGAACGCAACTGCGCAAATTCATCCTGGCGCGAACGCCGCCCACCTGTTTCTTTTGTGTCCCGGGAACCCCGGCCAACATGGTTTACGTGGAGACGGCCAATCCCGTGGCCTATAAACAGGAGCCGGTGACCGTGGAAGGGATTTTCAGTTTCGACAGCGACATGACAGACGGGATTTTATACCGGCTCCGGGCAACATCGGCGGAATAACCAATAGCCATTCAGGGCGGATTATCTCCTGACGGCCTTTAGCTCCACCATGTTGCCCGCAAGGCTCTGGGCCGGGCTTTTGAGGCGTTTCAATATCTGGTGGTACACCCCTTCGCCGTCCTCCAGGCAGTTGTCCACCGCCCAACGGGCCAGCTCCTCGACGCCGTCCAACGCCTCGTCCCCGCCAACCACGGTCCTTATTTTCGGGTGGGCGGTGGCGCCCAGCGTCTCCCCATCCCCGTTTAGGAACTCCTGGAGCTTCTCGCCGGGGCGCAGGCCGGTGTACTTGATTTCTATGTCCCGCCCGGGCTCGAATCCGGCCAGCCTTATCATTTTCTTCGCCAGGTCGGCTATCTTCACCGGTTCGCCCATGTCCAGCAGGAAAAGCCCCCCCTGGCCGCCCATGGCGCCAGTCTGCAATATCAACAGCACCGCCTCGGGGATAGTCATAAAATAACGCTCCACGTCCGGGTGGGTTACGGTAACCGGCCCCATGTCCTCTATCTGCTTCAGGAACAGCGGCACCACCGACCCGTTGCTTCCAAGGACGTTTCCGAACCGCACGGCCATGTAAATGGTCTTGGCGTTCCTCGACCGGCTTTTTATGTAAAGCTCGCACATCCTTTTGGTGGCGCCCATGGCGTTGGAAGGGTCCACCGCCTTGTCCGTGGAGAT encodes the following:
- a CDS encoding carbamoyltransferase — encoded protein: MYILGISAFYHDSAAALLKDGQIVAAAQEERFTRKKHDADYPEHAVRFCLEKAGITVADLGAVAFYDKPWIKFERILETYLAYAPQGITTFFKAIPLWLKEKLWMRDHLREKLGYEGKIIFPEHHESHAGSAFYPSPFEEAAILTVDGVGEWATTSLGVGRGNGLELLYEMHFPHSLGLLYSAFTYYTGFKVNSGEYKVMGLAPYGEPKYVDLIYKHLIDLKEDGSFKLDMGYFNYGAGLTMTSEKFHALFGGPPRKPETRLSQKEMDLARSVQVVTEEAMLRMGRHARKVTGLSRLCLAGGVALNCVANGKLLAEKVFDEIWVQPAAGDAGGALGAALFAWHKVEGQPRKADGKRDVQRGSYLGPHYSDEEIGKYLEESGAPFTKYSSEDELTTAVAKLVASEKVIGWFYGPMEFGPRALGARSIIGDARSPEMQSVMNLKIKFRESFRPFAPSVLRERVADYFDYDAESPYMLMVAPVRNDHRKAMTAEQEQLFGIEKLNVPRSDIPAITHVDYSARLQTVDRERNGAYYELIKKFERITGCPVIINTSFNVRGEPIVCRPAEAYKCFMRTNMDYLVLGNYVLDKTQQPALEGDTDWQKEFELD
- a CDS encoding DUF3299 domain-containing protein; its protein translation is MSLAGWLKRLFLKDGGPPLSGRSLLAIGGIVALLLSISPEIVKQHQAVTGVRHLEETPGSVPWTTLEKVDINYITDKNRLFSVEAQPEVLTLNGKSARVTGFITPLEPGTQLRKFILARTPPTCFFCVPGTPANMVYVETANPVAYKQEPVTVEGIFSFDSDMTDGILYRLRATSAE